cgaaccctgctgccggcctgtcggagcttcacattatgtggcggatcttcacccagcatgttcataaaagtgtcaggcagcctctgcaatttgggacaaggagtgatgtagcaaacaacagagttatcataatgggatgggtgaaggggagatctctcgttttatatacctgcctcgtggctgatactaaagtcccaagtatgatactgaagaactcgaaagcatccaactcgtactccggtgaggcagagcggcggtggctgcttccccccatctctgataagcagcagaagagaccaattagtaccaGGATTATACATCGACTAATTATACATCACCCAATTTATAAAACATGCGATGTATTCCACAATACAAAGAACAACTACCATTAATAGGTTGTTGTTTAGAAGGTTTCCCACATGTGTATCAGAGAACAAACATATGATGTAAGGTGAAACATTAGTGCCATGGTTAGTGGTAATTGGTAAATGCTATTTCTTTCTTTAGTCGATTTCATTTGCCTTGGTCTGAGAAAAAAATGCTACAGTTAGGAAATGCAAACATCAGATTAGAAATTATGTAGAATAGATAATCAACTTTGCTGATTCCTAATAATAGACTTATTGATTGACATTTAGGATCAAAATGCAACCAATGAAAAAAGAAAACAGAGGATCAGAGACAAGCCATGTCTTGCATTGTTTCTATTTTTGTGTTTACGGAAGTACCTAATGGTATTTTTATGATGTTTTGCAGCTGGTGAAAACGTATGAAATTGCATTGTTTTGCAGCTGGTGAAAGAAGCACCTAATTGCATTAACACATGTCCAGTTCAATAGAAATCTTGGGGTACATTCATGCTTGAGACCCATAACAGGAGCTTACTAGCATTAACACATGCATCAAGCACCAGCTGCATTGTTTTGCAGCTGGTGAAAGAAGCACCTAAACTACAATACCTTACATGTAAGCAGTGCAAAAGGAGATGAAGAAGATATCAGTTGCTAAACCCGACAGCAATTGTTACACCGCTTTAATATCTCTCAACACTTTCTAGTAGCAACTAACAACATGTATCATCACATAAGGTTTGCCCTATTGAAGTTTTGCACGATTTGGGATATATAACAGTTAATGATATAATATGGCAATGAAgcaattgcattaaaaaaacTAAGACGTGGAAGAGTGGACATTGTACCTGTCAAGGGAGAGGATTGCTCTGCGACACCACCACTTCTCAAACTTGGCCTTCACAACACACTACATAGACAGATGTAAACTAAAATATGAATTCCTTTGCACTGGGATCATAAAACAAAATATTTagaactgaatcatatagtaattAATCACAATCTACAGGGCTGCTGCACTCTAATCTTtgcaaaagaacaaaaaaataaCATTGTTTTAACCTAAACAGAAGTGCCAAATACTAAACAATGACCATTGTTGTTATACTAGTGAACTATCTGCTAGAGATTCTACACCCATACTGAAAGCAATGTACGAGGCTACGAGCTGCCACCTTTttggcgcaccagggagctggaGTGGCTGGAGGTCGAGCTGGGCTGCTAGACGTCGACGGGGCGGATCTCGACTGCGAGGGAGTCAGTCCATGGTGATGGAGTCGGCGCTGGACAGGTGGGAGGGAATGGGGAAtggtggagagagggaggaaggaggaaggaggagaggtacctggtcgccggaggggtcggggtcggggtcgacGAAGGGGTCGCGGTCGGGATCAGAGCTCTTCTGGGTCCTCGCTCGCCGCGGTCGAAGGAGAGCAGGGGCCGGTGGCGGAGCACGGCAGGGCAGGCGGGATGGGCGCGTCGGGGCCGCGCTCGCCGGCGTGCAGGcacggcggacggaggaggcggagcaagggggcggcggcgtacggttggggtcgaggagtgggggatctggcgagcgagggagggagggaggcgacagtgcgaggggaacaagtataaaaattctaatggcgcacctccccctggtgcgccataagtacgtcgattctaatggcgcacctcccctggtgcgccattagaattttgttttacttactagcccgactggtcaggttatatcccacctaaccctatctccatcagaacacgcccactagcccgactggttagcatgcagcacacacactaggaggtcctaggttcgattcccaggctccccaattttctttttatgcatttaaaatgttgtttgatatttatttgtgtttaaatatgttcaaacttgtttaaatcataaaagtaatttttttttataaaaacagtaataatttttataaaaaatgcatttaaaatgctgtttgatatttatttgtgtttaaatatgttgaaacttgtttaaatcataacagtaatatttttttataaaaacagtaataatttttataaaaacagggtgcggggggtgctcggcggcggtggagcgggggagggtgcggtgggtcgtcgggggttgcggggggtgctctgtccttgtcgttaccggtgtaggattccatcgttaccccggagttctgataaccatcgctcttcatgtccttgtcctcggtgtagaatgtgtagctgttgaatgcgaggcggaggttgcggcgcgcgcgggcgagggcgaggttggtgtcggccctgcggcgctgctccggcgagagtggggtggggtcggaggggaggatggggagagggaggcggcgggggcgcggattgggagcggacggagaggaactggcgcgggggagagggacgaaggggaactggcgagggagagggaggaattagctgtagcattcatttgtgacggtggagcaggccggagagggtgcagggggtcatcggcggcggtggagcgggccggggagggtgcggtgggtcatcggcggcggtggagcaggggagctagggtgcggtgggtcgtcggcggcggtggagcgggggagggtgcggtgggtcgtcggcggcggcggtggagcagggaagggtgcggtgggtcgtcggcggcggtggagcgggggagggtgcggggggtcggcggcggcgcccggtggagcggggtagagggtgcggggggtgctcggcggcgaggggggccggatctggcgagctgggatagcgatcgagatggagggggatcgctagtaatggtgcactgttccctggtgtgccattagtagttttgcaaaaaaataaaaaataaaaaaatatagtagtggcgcactatgtggctagTGCGCcgttactagttagaactagtaatggcgcactgtgtcctggtgcgccattagtatgtttggaaaaataaaataaaataaaatttgttactaatggcgcacggtttgtctggtgcgccattagtgttttcacacactaatgacgcaccagcacatagcaatggcgcaccacatgtctggtgcgccattagtggccattccatctttagccttttttctagtagtgcctGTTCCAGTTCACCCTGGTGCAGGGTGGCTCAGAGGTTGTTTGACAGACTCCACAAATCTTTTTTCCTTTTTGGCTGCAGAGCTAGGATGTGGGTGCCATCTATGAAGGCTGGGCTGCTTTGGAGATGCTCAAGCAGTAATCTTTTCAAAATGCTCCAGCGTGTGATGATGTTCATAAGAGTTTAAAATATTAACATCCAAAAAATCAAATCCAAGATTGATGGCCAGTGCATAAGTAGAACAACTTTGCAAACTGGCAACTGAAACAGAGTAAGATGGCAGAAAGAAGTTGTTCCTTTGCACATGGCGCTTGTATCAGTCTGTCTCTCAATTAGTAGTAGCCAGATAAAAAAAAAAGGTTGACTGGACTCTGCACCCTTGATTTTGAGAAGGATCTCTCTGCACGTTGCGTTGGAGAAAACAGTAGGTGGTTTGCCTACTGCATGTATGCTCAGTAAGGAAAATGATGTGGAATTCATAACAAGACTTACTTTTGCTTGTGGAAGACTGAGTTCAGCTTTTCTTTCAACACTTTCATGCATCTGTACCAGAAGCTCCAGGAGGTGTTGCTCTCTCAAAAAAGGCCAGGGCCTAATTAGGACTGCTGCACTTCAAATATGTAGAGACTGATTTCTGCAGGATTCGTCTTGATACATGTTTCACCACACAAAAATTATTTTGCAAACTGTGTGAAAAGAAGTCATTCCTTGCTTCTTATGTCTGAAGTTCTTCGGCTGCCACATGGCTCTTCTATATCAGTTAGTAAACAAGGATTTTTCTTTTATGGGAGCTCTGCACCTTTGAGAAAACTGTAGGTGGTTTGCTTACTGCAAGCATGTTAAGGAGGGAAAATGTGAAAAGAGTTTATGGCAATCCAGCTGTGGAATCCAGAGCAAGGCTCCCTTTTGCTTGTGGAGTTCAGCTTGTCTTTCAACATTTCTATGCATCTGTAAAACAGTAAAAGGCTGGACACTCCTTCCTGTCCAAGAGACAAGAGTGATTATTGACTGCTTGCTTTAAGACTTTGACACAATATCAACAAAATCATATCCAAGATTAAATGCCAGGGCATAACTAGAAGAGTACGATTTCATAGCTTGCATCTCCTGCCCTTCCTTGGTTGTACCATTATTGGTTGGGATTCTGAGTTCCTAGACATTAATCTTGTGCACAAGGTTGGTTCCACATGTTCAATTACTCAAATCGAAAACCTAAGTGTTCCACATTTTATAGAGTAATCATGTACTTATTCAGTTAACCTGTCATCTCCTCAACCACGGCAAACAAGAAGGGCCGATCCGCCACAAAATCTACCAAATGCGGTGGTTCCTTTTTCTCAAACGCACTACCATCCATGCGTATGACCGTGGCAGCAACGGCCACGGTGCCTTGCTCGTCCACCTCGATGGCGGCCTTATGGTACACTCGGGAGATGGAGACCTGCCCATGCCCATCTCCGCTGCTCACCATGCCTGAGAAGTCGCCGACTTTGAAAGCCCTGGTGACACCAAGCTTTCCCATATCCGACGACGCCTCGAACTCGAAGGTGAACTTGAACTTGGGCACCATGAACCGCCCCACCGGAACCTTCTTCACCGGCTTGTGCTTCCTGATGAACTCTGGCGTCGACACCGCCTTGTCGTAGATATCGGCGAGACTGAGAGTGCCGCTGTCCGGGAGAAGAATAAGCATGTAGAATGCATCAGCTTGCCGCAGTACGTCGTTCTTGTAGGGCAGCTTGAGTGCCCTGAAGCCCGGGTAGAGCGCGATGTACTGTGACCGGCCTGTCGTCATGGACGGCACGCCCACGGTGGTGCCGCCTGGGACGTGGAACGGCGCCGTGAAGAGGTCGAACGGGTGAGACCACGCTCCTTTGAAGTAGAGCGCGTTGGCGAGCACGACCGCCGTGGACGAGTCGACGGAGCCGGGAGGGAGGATGTCGCGGATGAGCTGCTTCGTCGCGTCCGCCACGAAGGCGTTCACGCGCAGCCTCGCCTGCTCGGCCCCCGACACGAAGTCCACGGATTCCGCCGTGGCGCCGTACCGCGACGCGCCGGTGGCCGCGAACTCTGGCCTGAGCGCCCGCCTCCGGTCGACCCACACGCCGCAGGCGAAGGACGTCTGCGCTATGCCGTTGAGCCTGCCGACGAGCTCGTTCGATGGCGCGCGGTGCAGCTCGTTGAGCGACGCTGAACCGAGGAATCGCAGGAGCTCCCTACGCGTGTCGCCCCGCGCGCCTGCGGTCACCATGGCGAGCGCCGCGTGGATCGACAGCGGCGAGACGACGAAGTTGCTTCCCGTGCCGGCGGCCGCCCGGACGCCGACCTCCCTGGCGAGAGGCAGGCACGACGCATCGCGGACATTGAAACGAGGACGAGGAGGCGCGTCGGCGAACAGGGTCGAGCAGAGGCGCCATGCGGCGAACAGGGCCAAGCAGAGTACGACGGCCTTCCCGAAGGACGAAATCGGAATGGGTTTGCCGTGGGTTCGCGCCATCGCGGCAAGGTTTTCTATTGGTGTCCATCGGTCTATCAGATGATAAAGACGACGGGGGATGAGAGGACGAcgggaggcggcggccggcggcgagtGATCCCTCCCGCTACCTGCGAGCTGGCGTGTCCGTGTGGGTTAGGGTTAGCGGGACAATGGACTAATGGGCTATTGGGCTATACTGGACATCAGGGATTTTTAACGAGATGGCCCGCGGAAATGCATGCAACATTCTAATGTTGTACTCCACTATGTTTTTGTAATACCAATAGCATGGCATTTGAGACTAAATTGCACTTAATGTTGGATGTTGTTCTATCACCCACATGATCTTAAGCTATGCATTAAGAATTTTAAATTATATTTAAGTGTGAATGTATTTTATCTTATTTGATTTATGAAATTCACAGCTGGTCTTCGATTATTTGTAAATGTTTAGGGTTCGCTCTAAATGTAAATTGGAACAAACCTCTTTAATCTAGTCATTATTGAATCGGCAACTTGAGATCTTAAGATTTTTGAATCAATTAGTTTCGAAAGGGAACCAAAAATACTATTTTGCATCATGTATAGGGTAAAGCAACATCCGAGTCACTTCGATTGCGCTAAGAAGTGATCACCTAGAAAACATATTGTTCAATTTTTACTTGAAATTTCATCAAGCTCGAACATTGACATGTGTTTTTCCTGAAATTTTGTCGATATCAAGAATACTACTTGGTTTTTTCATCAAAGAGCAGTTGCGCTTTAGAATTTGTGCCACTTATTAGTAATTGTTCATTGACAGTTTGTGTACAaccacctctctctctctctctccctccccccccccccccccccccccccccccttcatgATGTTTCACAAGAGGAGACCTATGTTCGCCAAACACCAGGTTATGAGCACGGTAAAGCTCTAATTTTGTGTGCATGCTTTGGAAAAGCACTATACGAGAAATTTCCAGCGAAAGTTGTTAGATGAAAATGACATACTCTTTCTGATCCATATTAATTGACGCACAGTCAGTACAACTTTATAGTAATAGAAATATGAGGAAATAAGGAGATGTACAAAACTACAAATGAATACATAGCAATGGGTGAGCGAATTTCCAACAAGTTGGACGGGTGACACAATGAGGCATGCATGGTATATCCACGTGCATGATAGAATCATACTTCTCATGGATGTTTTACAACTCATCCTCTCTATACGCTGCTCCTAGCTGCTCCTATCTCCCTTCTTCTGCGCACCCGCCTGTCTTTTGCCAACGGGGGTAACAACATTGGTCACTCTGCCTGACTAGATGCCACCT
The sequence above is a segment of the Aegilops tauschii subsp. strangulata cultivar AL8/78 chromosome 6, Aet v6.0, whole genome shotgun sequence genome. Coding sequences within it:
- the LOC109762945 gene encoding putative serpin-Z12: MARTHGKPIPISSFGKAVVLCLALFAAWRLCSTLFADAPPRPRFNVRDASCLPLAREVGVRAAAGTGSNFVVSPLSIHAALAMVTAGARGDTRRELLRFLGSASLNELHRAPSNELVGRLNGIAQTSFACGVWVDRRRALRPEFAATGASRYGATAESVDFVSGAEQARLRVNAFVADATKQLIRDILPPGSVDSSTAVVLANALYFKGAWSHPFDLFTAPFHVPGGTTVGVPSMTTGRSQYIALYPGFRALKLPYKNDVLRQADAFYMLILLPDSGTLSLADIYDKAVSTPEFIRKHKPVKKVPVGRFMVPKFKFTFEFEASSDMGKLGVTRAFKVGDFSGMVSSGDGHGQVSISRVYHKAAIEVDEQGTVAVAATVIRMDGSAFEKKEPPHLVDFVADRPFLFAVVEEMTG